The Cyclopterus lumpus isolate fCycLum1 chromosome 6, fCycLum1.pri, whole genome shotgun sequence genome contains a region encoding:
- the LOC117731909 gene encoding piggyBac transposable element-derived protein 4-like, giving the protein MPFRGRCPFTQYIPSKPAKYGITIWAAWDATSSYAWNLQVYTGKADGGRPEKNQGMRVVLDMAQGLSGHNITCDNFFTSYKLGQELLKRKLTMVGTMRKKRSELPPQLLPTKNRPVNSSKFVYTADTSLVSYVPKKTKNVVLMSTLHRDGRICGLEHQKPEIIMDYNATKGGVDNMDKLVAAYSCKRRTLRWPLVIFFDILDISAYNAFVIWMALNPEWNGGKLQRRRLFLEELGKALVKPQILRRQHIPRTSASAATLRRIQEDNASAPSTQPTEPPSAEPEVAAGSNKKKRCEVCGPKTDRKTQYTCIKCKKYICNTHTVKLCHSCVE; this is encoded by the exons ATGCCATTTAGGGGCCGCTGCCCCTTCACACAGTACATACCATCGAAACCTGCCAAGTATGGTATAACGATCTGGGCTGCCTGGGATGCGACTTCCTCTTATGCTTGGAATTTACAAGTATACACTGGTAAAGCTGATGGAGGACGCCCTGAGAAAAATCAAGGGATGAGAGTTGTCCTGGACATGGCTCAGGGACTCAGTGGACATAATATCACATGTGACAATTTTTTTACATCGTACAAGCTGGGACAGGAGCTTCTAAAGAGGAAGCTGACCATGGTAGGAACGATGAGAAAAAAACGGTCTGAGCTCCCTCCTCAATTGCTGCCTACAAAGAACAGGCCTGTCAACTCGTCCAAGTTTGTCTACACGGCTGACACGTCCCTGGTATCCTATGTGCCAAAGAAAACCAAGAATGTGGTACTCATGAGTACACTGCACAGGGATGGAAGAATCTGTGGCCTGGAGCATCAGAAACCAGAGATAATCATGGACTACAATGCCACAAAAGGAGGGGTGGACAACATGGACAAGCTGGTGGCTGCCTACAGCTGCAAGAGGAGGACCCTACGCTGGCCACTGGTGATTTTCTTTGACATTCTGGACATCTCGGCGTACAACGCCTTTGTCATCTGGATGGCATTGAACCCAGAGTGGAACGGGGGGAAGCTCCAGAGGAGGCGCCTCTTTCTCGAGGAACTTGGAAAGGCACTGGTGAAACCACAAATCCTGAGAAGACAGCATATTCCGAGAACCTCAGCCTCTGCAGCCACCTTGAGGAGGATTCAGGAGGACAATGCCAGTGCCCCATCCACCCAACCTACAGAACCACCATCTGCAGAGCCTGAG GTTGCGGCCggcagcaacaaaaagaaacgctGCGAAGTGTGTGGACCCAAGACGGACAGAAAGACGCAATATACATGCATCAAGTGCAAGAAGTAcatatgcaacacacacacagtaaaactcTGCCACTCATGTGTTGAATAG
- the LOC117731915 gene encoding histone H2B-like, translating to MPDPPVKAPKKGSKKAVSKTVSKTGKKRRKSRKESYAIYVYKVMKQVHPDTGISSKAMGIMNCFVSDIFERIAGEASRLAHYNKRSTITSREIQTAVRLLLPGELAKHAVSEGTKAVTKYTSSK from the coding sequence ATGCCTGATCCCCCCGTCAAAGCGCCCAAGAAGGGCTCCAAGAAAGCCGTCTCTAAGACCGTCAGCAAGACcggcaagaagaggagaaagtccAGGAAGGAGAGCTACGCCATCTACGTGTACAAGGTGATGAAGCAGGTCCACCCCGATACCGGTATCTCCTCCAAGGCCATGGGCATCATGAACTGCTTCGTGAGCGACATCTTTGAGCGCATCGCCGGTGAGGCCTCTCGTCTGGCTCACTACAACAAGcgctccaccatcacttccagGGAGATCCAGACCGCTGTCCGCCTGCTGCTGCCCGGCGAGCTGGCGAAGCACGCGGTGTCTGAGGGAACCAAGGCCGTGACCAAGTACACCAGCTCCAAGTAA
- the LOC117731914 gene encoding histone H2B 1.2-like, whose translation MPDLTVKAPKKGSKKAVSKTVSKTGKKRRKSRKESYAIYVYKVMKQVHPDTGISSKAMGIMNCFVSDIFERIAGEASRLAHYNKRSTITSREIQTAVRLLLPGELAKHAVSEGTKAVTKYTSSK comes from the coding sequence ATGCCTGATCTCACCGTCAAAGCGCCCAAGAAGGGCTCCAAGAAAGCCGTCTCTAAGACCGTCAGCAAGACcggcaagaagaggagaaagtccAGGAAGGAGAGCTACGCCATCTACGTGTACAAGGTGATGAAGCAGGTCCACCCCGATACCGGCATCTCCTCCAAGGCCATGGGCATCATGAACTGCTTCGTGAGCGACATCTTTGAGCGCATCGCCGGTGAGGCCTCTCGTCTGGCTCACTACAACAAGcgctccaccatcacttccagGGAGATCCAGACCGCTGTCCGCCTGCTGCTGCCCGGCGAGCTGGCGAAGCACGCGGTGTCTGAGGGAACCAAGGCCGTGACCAAGTACACCAGCTCCAAGTAA
- the LOC117731916 gene encoding histone H4, protein MSGRGKGGKGLGKGGAKRHRKVLRDNIQGITKPAIRRLARRGGVKRISGLIYEETRGVLKVFLENVIRDAVTYTEHAKRKTVTAMDVVYALKRQGRTLYGFGG, encoded by the coding sequence ATGAGCGGAAGAGgcaaaggaggaaaaggactCGGTAAAGGAGGCGCTAAGCGTCACCGCAAAGTCCTCCGTGATAACATCCAGGGAATCACCAAGCCCGCTATCCGCCGTCTGGCTCGCCGCGGTGGAGTGAAGCGTATCTCCGGTCTGATCTACGAGGAGACCCGCGGAGTGCTGAAGGTCTTCCTGGAGAACGTGATCCGTGATGCCGTCACCTACACCGAGCACGCCAAGAGGAAGACGGTGACCGCCATGGATGTGGTGTATGCTCTGAAGAGACAGGGACGCACTCTCTACGGATTCGGGGGTTAA